CAGGAGCACGTCCGGCCGCACTTCTTCCGCCGCATCACTCGGTTCGCGGCACCCGAAGCCGGCTTCGACCAGCTCCGTGTCTCTATCGAGTTGACGGAAAATCAGGCTTGGCCCGCTCATGACGGGCAGGCTCAGCTTGTGCCCCTTCTGGCGCAACAGATCCAGCAGCGGCCTGGGGTCTATCTCGTCGCGGATGGGCCAGAAACCGGCAACAACCGCGCCCGCCGGCAAGGGGAGTGTGTGGCCGTGATCGACCAGCTGAAGACTTTTCTCGATCCGCTCCAGCACATCCATGTTCCTTCGCCGGGAAAGAACCTCTTTTCTGAGGCCGTCTTTCGCGGCTCCAGGAGTTGATACGTCGTTCATGCTTGTGAAAAGGTCCCGCTCCGCATTGAAAACTCTGGTCGCCAGGGATG
This region of uncultured Roseibium sp. genomic DNA includes:
- a CDS encoding 5-formyltetrahydrofolate cyclo-ligase, which gives rise to MNDVSTPGAAKDGLRKEVLSRRRNMDVLERIEKSLQLVDHGHTLPLPAGAVVAGFWPIRDEIDPRPLLDLLRQKGHKLSLPVMSGPSLIFRQLDRDTELVEAGFGCREPSDAAEEVRPDVLLMPLAGFDGAGNRIGYGRAFYDTAISTLEKSGPVLCIGVAFSLQEVDRVPAEAHDKALNGILTENGYRSFG